ATATAAGAACCGCGCTAGACGGGGAACTTGCGGTGCCCTGTAACCCGCAATCCGCATAGCGGGGTCGAATTCCCGTCCTGAGGCCTTCTCCGTGTGGGGTCAGGTCTGGGTAAGCGATGTTGAGGATTGGGTCCTGCGCAACGAGAACTTCCGAACCGTGTCAGGTCCTGACGGAAGCAGCACTAAGGAAGACCTCTCGTGTGCCGCAGGGGTGCCTGATCTGAGTCGGTTGCCCAGGAGCCGCCCGGACGGAAAGGTCGAAGGCGGGTGCGCGGTATACATAAGCGGGAAAGCATGGTGTCTCTGTAGCATGCCATGCTTTCCCTTTATTTATATGTAAAAAGGTATGTGAAAAACAGACGTCAAAAAATTTCCATTCTTAGGAGGAAGATGCATTCGGAACGAGAAATAAATTGTAGGATGAAACGGTTGCGGACCAAAACGGAAGAAACTGCTTTCTGTGATGGAAAGGCGGCGATTCTGCGGTAAAGGGGGGAGGTGGCATGGGGTGCCCATCGGGTTTCATCTCGATATGGAGCTGAGACAGTTAGTCGCCTGGTTGGAGCAAATGCCCCAAGCTGTCATGGTGGTGGATGACCGTGGAAGCGTCGTCGCGGCAAATCCGGAGTTTTTGTATTCCATCCGTCGTGACAGGGAAGAGGTGGAGGGAAAGCCTTTCACCCAATTTGTCGCCATTTCCAAAGAAGCGGTTGATTTCATTCACCATGCCGGCAATTCCTGTGCTTGGTATCAACAGGTAAACGGCAGTGTCATCGCAAGTGACGGGAGTTATTATCCCACGGATGTGCAAATGGTCCGTGGTTGGGACGGGCAGCGCCGGTATCATCTCCTTTTTTTCAACCGAATCACCCGGCGGATCGGGCCTCCTTTGCTGCAACGATTTGCTGATCATATGGTCTCCGATATCCATTTGGGAATCGTGTTGGTGGACGAACACGGGATTTTGACGGAGATCAACAGAGCGGCATGCGATTTGTTCAACGTTCAAAGGGGCAAACTGATTCATCAACCGCTCAAGAAGCTGATGGCCCTTGTATTGCCCGCACAAGAGCGGAATGTGCTGGAAAAAGCATTGACCGGCATTCCTACCCGAAATTATGCGACGACATGGACAATTGGTGAGAAACGCGTTCATCTTCTGGTTGACGCTCATACCTTGAGGGACGAAACCGGTCATATCTTGGGAGCGTACATGGTACTGAAAGATATGACCAACTTGCGTTTGTTGGAGGAACAAATCCAACGAAACGACCGTTTGGCGACAATCGGTCAGATTGCTGCAGGCACCGCTCACGAAATTCGAAATCCGCTGACTTCGATCAAAGGTTTTTTGCAGGTGATCAAGTACGCCCTCAAGGAAAAAGG
This genomic window from Polycladomyces zharkentensis contains:
- a CDS encoding ATP-binding protein; the encoded protein is MPIGFHLDMELRQLVAWLEQMPQAVMVVDDRGSVVAANPEFLYSIRRDREEVEGKPFTQFVAISKEAVDFIHHAGNSCAWYQQVNGSVIASDGSYYPTDVQMVRGWDGQRRYHLLFFNRITRRIGPPLLQRFADHMVSDIHLGIVLVDEHGILTEINRAACDLFNVQRGKLIHQPLKKLMALVLPAQERNVLEKALTGIPTRNYATTWTIGEKRVHLLVDAHTLRDETGHILGAYMVLKDMTNLRLLEEQIQRNDRLATIGQIAAGTAHEIRNPLTSIKGFLQVIKYALKEKGHVKEQGYTEIMLREINRINSLVSEFLLLSKPRNIKLRPLQVTDVWNEMLPIVENEAILHNMEVQYVPERSVFPLVVADSELLKQVFLNLCKNAIEAMGEGGMLTVRIRLEEAEQKLAVDVQDTGPGIPPYALDKIFDPFFTTKENGTGLGLPVCQKIIHEIGGMIRVSSKEWGTVFTVLMPYLD